The following are encoded together in the Capsulimonas corticalis genome:
- a CDS encoding J domain-containing protein: MTAEPDPYMALELEPGSSLEQVKEQYRRLAKENHPDLNPQNRMAFEDRLRQLNAAYAILSDPHRKAILDLRWEREQAAPIPGGARVADRPTTHPRPPGPIGPKHAKSKAARKPTRPLTREERKRVRVAAASIGLAISISVVATVYSEWTQPPPQNRAGVAPSLGGSAFDSRTEASSDSWPPLAPIPMNPPPPAPASESPTDAALSGDLRIQQIKQVLQRRMDDVEPKITALALAAQSAANVDSKSPGASPQRLQWRTQLTADAREMLIQRSTVRLEIDDLSWSDPKMQQNALKHIKSDSQRLDEQYRNLNDNLRLKPL, from the coding sequence ATGACTGCGGAACCGGATCCTTATATGGCGCTGGAGCTTGAACCTGGGAGTTCCCTGGAGCAGGTGAAGGAGCAGTATCGCCGGCTCGCGAAGGAAAATCACCCCGACCTCAATCCCCAGAACCGCATGGCGTTTGAAGACCGGCTGCGGCAGCTAAACGCGGCGTACGCGATCCTCTCCGATCCGCATCGCAAGGCGATCCTGGATCTGCGGTGGGAACGGGAGCAGGCGGCTCCCATCCCCGGCGGAGCGCGGGTTGCGGACCGGCCGACGACGCATCCTCGGCCGCCAGGACCAATCGGCCCCAAGCACGCCAAATCGAAAGCAGCCCGGAAGCCCACGCGTCCCCTCACCCGGGAAGAGCGCAAGCGCGTGCGGGTCGCCGCCGCGTCCATCGGCCTGGCGATTTCGATCTCCGTCGTCGCGACCGTTTATTCCGAATGGACGCAGCCGCCGCCGCAGAACCGGGCCGGCGTCGCGCCGTCGCTCGGGGGCAGCGCGTTCGACTCCCGCACGGAAGCGTCCTCGGACTCGTGGCCGCCGCTCGCTCCGATCCCGATGAATCCCCCGCCCCCGGCGCCGGCCAGCGAATCGCCCACGGACGCCGCGCTGTCGGGAGACCTGCGCATCCAGCAGATCAAGCAGGTGCTTCAGCGGCGCATGGACGACGTCGAACCCAAGATCACCGCACTTGCTCTGGCGGCGCAGTCCGCCGCGAATGTCGACTCCAAATCGCCCGGCGCCTCCCCGCAGCGTCTGCAATGGCGAACGCAGCTAACCGCGGACGCCCGCGAGATGCTCATCCAGCGCAGCACGGTTCGCCTCGAAATCGACGATCTCTCGTGGAGCGATCCCAAGATGCAGCAAAACGCCTTGAAACATATCAAATCCGATTCCCAGCGGCTGGACGAACAGTACCGCAACTTGAACGACAACCTGCGGTTAAAACCCCTTTAG
- the gap gene encoding type I glyceraldehyde-3-phosphate dehydrogenase, which translates to MATRVGINGFGRIGRLSFRTIAEKYAGDIEIVAINDLTDAKTNAFLLQHDSNYGSFPGTVVSDNKGLIVNGKKINVYAEREPGAIPWDNDGVDIVLEATGVFTDANKASAHLERGVKKVIIGAPAKNEDITLVLGVNHDAYDPAKHRIISNASCTTNGLAPVAKVLHDNFGVEKGLLTAIHAYTNSQATVDTAAKDLRDARAAQNVVPSSTGAAKAVGLVIPDLQGKFTGMSFRVPVPTVSAVDFTALLSREVTVAEINEAHKAAAESGPLAGILQYTEEPLVSTDLKGSPYSSIFSAVDTIGLGNFVKVVAWYDNEWGYSVRIADLIQFLSKKGL; encoded by the coding sequence ATGGCGACACGAGTTGGCATTAATGGCTTTGGGAGGATTGGGCGACTGTCTTTTCGGACGATTGCCGAGAAGTATGCGGGCGATATCGAAATCGTCGCCATCAACGATTTGACGGATGCGAAGACGAACGCGTTTCTTTTGCAGCACGATTCCAATTACGGGAGTTTTCCGGGGACGGTGGTTTCCGACAACAAGGGGCTCATTGTCAATGGGAAAAAGATCAATGTCTACGCCGAACGGGAGCCTGGCGCGATTCCCTGGGACAATGACGGCGTCGATATCGTCTTGGAGGCCACCGGCGTTTTCACGGACGCGAATAAGGCCAGCGCTCACCTGGAGCGCGGCGTCAAGAAAGTGATCATTGGCGCGCCGGCAAAGAACGAGGATATCACCCTCGTCCTCGGCGTCAACCACGATGCTTACGATCCCGCGAAGCACAGGATCATCTCAAACGCAAGCTGCACGACCAACGGGCTCGCGCCGGTCGCGAAGGTTCTCCATGACAACTTTGGCGTCGAGAAGGGGCTTCTGACCGCAATCCACGCCTACACGAACTCGCAGGCGACGGTGGATACCGCCGCCAAGGATCTGCGCGACGCGCGCGCCGCGCAGAATGTCGTCCCGTCCAGCACGGGGGCCGCGAAGGCCGTGGGGCTGGTCATTCCGGATCTGCAAGGCAAGTTTACGGGAATGTCTTTCCGCGTTCCGGTCCCAACCGTTTCCGCCGTGGACTTCACGGCGCTGCTCAGTCGCGAGGTGACGGTCGCCGAGATCAATGAAGCTCACAAAGCGGCCGCCGAGTCCGGTCCGCTCGCGGGCATCCTTCAATATACTGAAGAGCCGCTGGTGTCCACGGACCTCAAGGGCAGCCCCTATTCGTCGATTTTCTCCGCCGTGGATACCATCGGGCTTGGCAATTTCGTCAAAGTCGTCGCCTGGTACGACAACGAGTGGGGATACTCCGTCCGGATCGCCGACCTGATCCAGTTCCTTTCCAAGAAAGGACTCTGA
- a CDS encoding CGNR zinc finger domain-containing protein — protein sequence MDTPALFAGGRLCLDFINTACMRRGVEIEFISDGEELMRWLRMAEEVTGTQLCDQREYREGMLSQAIELRGALHDLVHSAIEQRPPSAESLQTVNGILRAAPAYSQIGYERQGFQESHGNSRPEDQWRMAIAADAVDLLCHSDLSLLRQCECPSCVRVFYDTTKNHKRRWCVEKCGSAPKAAAYYRRKVAKAAEAHSKIVEPAAGDALNAGDLRLQ from the coding sequence TTGGATACTCCCGCCCTGTTCGCGGGGGGGCGGCTCTGTCTCGACTTCATCAACACGGCATGCATGCGGCGGGGGGTGGAGATAGAGTTTATCAGCGATGGAGAAGAACTGATGCGATGGCTGCGTATGGCTGAGGAGGTTACCGGGACACAGCTCTGCGACCAGAGGGAATATCGAGAGGGAATGCTCTCCCAGGCCATCGAGCTGCGGGGCGCCCTTCATGACCTCGTCCACAGCGCGATCGAGCAAAGGCCGCCTTCGGCGGAATCCCTGCAAACGGTGAACGGGATTTTACGCGCCGCCCCAGCGTACTCGCAGATCGGGTATGAGCGGCAGGGCTTTCAGGAGTCCCACGGGAACAGTCGCCCTGAGGACCAATGGCGAATGGCGATCGCAGCGGACGCCGTGGACCTGCTGTGTCATTCCGATCTGTCGTTACTCCGCCAGTGTGAATGTCCGTCCTGCGTTCGCGTTTTCTACGATACGACGAAGAATCACAAACGCCGATGGTGCGTGGAGAAATGCGGCAGCGCGCCGAAGGCGGCGGCGTATTACCGGAGGAAAGTCGCCAAAGCGGCAGAGGCCCATTCCAAGATCGTCGAACCGGCGGCGGGTGACGCTTTAAACGCCGGCGATCTTCGTTTGCAGTAA
- a CDS encoding cytochrome P450 → MPTLPPGPRSATLFASARLYRRDPIHFLRSLTHDYGDIVSFQIGPQPMLLVNHPDLIRDVLVTHAKQFHKGRGLQRAKRLLGDGLLTSEGPYHLRQRRMMQPAFHRQRIAEYGLVMASEAERAAQWWRDGDTVDVAEEMMRLTLGIVGKTLFGADVENEAAEISSALGEAIQLFHLLMLPFADVLARLPLPQVRRFNAARARLDAVIYRMIAEHRRTDDDRGDLLSMLLAARDEDEDGARMTDEQVRDEAMTIFLAGHETTANALSWTWYLLSEHPEAEAALHAELAGALGGRIPNIADLPALPYTRKVLAESMRLYPPAWVIGRRAVTPYAIGEYTIPPGTVFLVSQSVTHHDARFYQDPERFDPTRWTPEFEAALPKFAYYPFGGGPRVCIGEQFAWMELILVLAALAQRWRFRLVPGHPIATMPIITLRPRHGIRMTAEKR, encoded by the coding sequence ATGCCCACCCTTCCGCCCGGTCCCAGGTCCGCAACGCTCTTCGCCAGCGCGCGACTCTATCGGCGCGACCCGATCCATTTCCTGCGCTCGCTGACGCATGACTACGGCGATATCGTGTCGTTTCAGATCGGCCCGCAGCCGATGCTTCTGGTCAATCATCCCGATCTCATTCGCGATGTATTAGTCACGCACGCCAAGCAGTTCCATAAAGGGCGGGGTCTCCAGCGGGCGAAACGACTGCTGGGCGACGGGCTGCTCACCAGCGAAGGCCCTTACCATCTGCGCCAGCGACGGATGATGCAGCCGGCGTTTCACCGGCAGCGGATCGCCGAATATGGCCTCGTGATGGCGTCGGAAGCCGAACGCGCGGCGCAGTGGTGGCGGGATGGCGACACGGTCGATGTGGCGGAAGAGATGATGCGCCTGACGCTGGGGATCGTCGGCAAGACGCTCTTTGGCGCGGACGTGGAAAACGAGGCGGCGGAGATCAGCTCCGCGCTCGGCGAGGCGATTCAGCTTTTCCATCTGCTCATGCTGCCCTTCGCGGATGTGCTGGCCCGCCTGCCGCTGCCTCAGGTTCGGCGGTTCAACGCGGCCCGCGCCCGCCTGGACGCCGTGATTTATCGCATGATCGCCGAGCACCGGCGCACGGACGACGACCGGGGCGACCTGCTCTCGATGCTGCTCGCCGCGCGTGACGAAGACGAGGACGGCGCGCGCATGACCGACGAGCAGGTGCGCGACGAAGCCATGACGATCTTCCTCGCCGGCCACGAAACCACGGCCAACGCCCTCTCCTGGACCTGGTATCTGCTGAGCGAACATCCCGAGGCGGAAGCCGCTCTCCACGCCGAGCTCGCCGGCGCTCTCGGAGGACGCATCCCTAATATCGCCGACCTGCCAGCCCTGCCCTACACGCGCAAAGTCCTCGCCGAATCGATGCGGCTCTATCCGCCCGCCTGGGTCATTGGGCGGCGCGCGGTGACGCCCTACGCCATCGGCGAATACACCATTCCTCCGGGAACGGTTTTCCTCGTCTCCCAATCCGTCACGCACCACGACGCCCGCTTCTATCAAGATCCCGAGCGCTTCGATCCAACCCGCTGGACGCCCGAGTTTGAGGCCGCGCTGCCCAAGTTCGCCTACTATCCCTTCGGCGGCGGCCCGCGCGTCTGCATCGGCGAGCAGTTCGCGTGGATGGAGCTGATCCTCGTCCTCGCCGCCCTCGCCCAGCGCTGGCGGTTTCGGCTTGTTCCCGGTCATCCCATCGCCACGATGCCGATCATCACGCTTCGGCCCAGGCATGGGATCCGCATGACGGCGGAAAAGCGATAG
- a CDS encoding acyltransferase family protein, giving the protein MSTVTKTIPVSSEKHGQSEAPNRIRLEYLDGLRGLAALYVMLAHAFTLGTVATGQVRSSFSPLFYFITRGLSYPHYAVAVFIVLSGFCLMLPVARSKDRALSGGFLGFVKRRARRILPPYYVALAFVLCILFVSHHFAKHESAEQADLSVRNIAYHLLLIHNLFSKYNMALDGPMWSAAWEWQIYFLFALILLPIWRRFGILWAVITGYLIGYSPILLLPTAANLSWTAPWYLGLFAMGMAAAVVLSSPIAQYRWIKNPNQQNTVLAVMAIVMLSITFLRPSWLDPDNFSWAVDPIIGAFTALLILACANNPRSSWLHKTVVRGLESRVMMVLGTFSYSLYLVHYPILQKMRNTMVQHHVSDASRLALIYLVGVPVSLGAAYLFHLAFERPYMSKPAPKTERQAEVAAIVNPAP; this is encoded by the coding sequence ATGTCCACCGTCACTAAAACCATTCCAGTCTCTTCCGAAAAACACGGGCAGAGCGAAGCGCCCAATCGGATTCGGTTAGAGTATTTGGATGGTCTGCGTGGCTTGGCGGCGCTCTATGTGATGCTCGCGCACGCATTCACTCTGGGCACTGTCGCCACAGGGCAAGTCCGCTCCTCATTTTCTCCGCTGTTCTATTTTATTACCCGGGGACTAAGCTATCCTCATTACGCGGTTGCGGTCTTTATCGTGCTGTCGGGCTTTTGCTTGATGCTGCCCGTGGCGCGTTCCAAGGATCGAGCGCTGTCGGGAGGTTTCCTGGGTTTTGTGAAGCGACGGGCGAGACGCATTCTTCCTCCCTATTACGTCGCCCTTGCGTTCGTGCTTTGTATTCTGTTCGTCTCCCACCATTTCGCCAAACACGAAAGCGCCGAGCAGGCGGACCTGTCCGTTCGGAATATTGCCTACCATTTACTGCTGATTCATAACCTGTTCAGCAAATACAATATGGCCCTCGACGGCCCCATGTGGAGCGCCGCCTGGGAATGGCAGATTTATTTCCTATTTGCCCTGATACTGCTTCCGATCTGGCGGCGGTTTGGGATCCTGTGGGCTGTCATTACTGGCTACCTCATCGGCTATTCACCAATTCTCCTTCTTCCAACGGCCGCAAACTTGAGCTGGACAGCGCCCTGGTATTTAGGGCTCTTCGCCATGGGAATGGCTGCGGCGGTTGTTCTGTCCAGTCCGATCGCGCAATATCGCTGGATCAAAAATCCCAATCAGCAAAATACCGTCCTCGCAGTCATGGCGATTGTGATGCTCTCAATCACATTCTTACGTCCCTCATGGCTCGACCCCGATAATTTCTCCTGGGCAGTCGATCCGATCATCGGAGCATTCACAGCGCTGCTGATCCTTGCCTGCGCCAATAATCCACGGTCCAGCTGGCTCCATAAGACGGTTGTCCGGGGATTGGAGTCGCGGGTCATGATGGTTCTCGGGACATTTTCGTATAGCCTCTATCTGGTGCATTATCCGATCCTTCAGAAAATGCGTAACACCATGGTCCAGCATCATGTTTCCGACGCTTCGCGGCTAGCGTTAATTTATCTCGTCGGCGTCCCTGTTTCACTCGGGGCGGCCTACCTGTTCCACCTTGCCTTCGAGCGCCCGTACATGTCCAAGCCCGCCCCGAAAACCGAACGTCAAGCCGAAGTCGCCGCAATCGTCAATCCAGCGCCTTAG
- a CDS encoding nuclear transport factor 2 family protein: MTTDQITKQFLDALFRLESRRDVETISALFAENSEVGNILAPEKYVGPTGAHKFWTLYRDMFSDVHSNFRNVIACEGRTALEWTTAGRTPDGAAVTYTGVSILETDAQQITRFQAYFDPSNLGRQIEAAPANDTRKATAMPDTDPTQPVEPVITEDPASDGVVGGVYTPHDTTPFDGATIPGEHEPVDADTTTNTYEPVASSAGNQSNVTPRPDVYDDVVPGHDLTPAHHDESRERESDFEYDDEDAKTPV; this comes from the coding sequence ATGACCACCGATCAGATCACCAAGCAGTTTTTAGATGCGCTCTTCCGGCTGGAGTCCCGCCGGGATGTGGAAACGATCTCCGCGCTCTTCGCGGAAAACAGCGAGGTCGGCAATATCCTGGCGCCCGAAAAGTATGTCGGACCCACCGGAGCGCACAAGTTCTGGACACTTTACCGGGACATGTTCAGCGATGTGCACTCCAATTTCCGCAATGTCATTGCCTGCGAAGGACGTACGGCGCTGGAGTGGACCACGGCCGGCCGCACGCCGGACGGCGCCGCTGTCACTTACACCGGCGTAAGCATCCTGGAGACGGACGCCCAGCAAATCACGCGCTTCCAGGCTTACTTTGACCCGAGCAATTTGGGACGGCAGATCGAAGCCGCTCCCGCTAACGACACACGAAAGGCGACAGCCATGCCCGATACCGATCCCACACAGCCGGTTGAGCCGGTCATCACCGAAGACCCCGCCAGCGACGGCGTCGTCGGCGGCGTTTACACGCCCCACGACACCACGCCGTTCGACGGCGCGACTATCCCCGGCGAGCACGAACCCGTGGACGCCGACACCACGACCAACACCTACGAACCCGTCGCCTCCAGCGCCGGCAACCAGAGCAACGTCACGCCGCGCCCCGACGTGTACGACGACGTCGTTCCCGGCCATGATTTGACGCCCGCCCATCACGACGAAAGCCGCGAGCGCGAAAGCGACTTCGAGTACGACGACGAGGACGCGAAGACGCCGGTGTAG
- a CDS encoding GyrI-like domain-containing protein, whose amino-acid sequence MSIEIKIVPAMVFLVSTHEITIPEIAKIAGEVPWKMGVAAEEQSLAIDGPIQFLYDGADGTLDKIFTLRLALPLRERPAHEEDGPFVIYETPPFRCIATDYIGGMPGIQTGYQALKDKIGEQGLRPTWESREIYKHWVDYDSPENVTELQIGLD is encoded by the coding sequence ATGAGCATCGAAATCAAGATAGTCCCCGCCATGGTGTTTCTCGTCTCGACGCATGAGATCACGATTCCCGAGATCGCGAAAATCGCCGGCGAGGTTCCGTGGAAAATGGGCGTGGCGGCCGAGGAGCAGTCGCTCGCCATCGACGGTCCGATCCAATTTCTTTACGACGGCGCGGATGGAACCCTGGACAAGATCTTCACGCTGCGCCTTGCCCTGCCGCTCCGGGAGCGGCCCGCGCACGAGGAGGACGGACCGTTTGTCATTTATGAAACACCGCCCTTCCGGTGCATTGCGACGGACTATATCGGCGGCATGCCGGGCATACAAACCGGTTATCAGGCGCTGAAGGACAAGATTGGGGAACAAGGACTGAGGCCGACCTGGGAGTCGCGCGAGATCTACAAGCACTGGGTCGATTACGATTCGCCGGAGAACGTCACGGAGCTTCAGATCGGCCTGGATTAG
- a CDS encoding S24 family peptidase has translation MKRQFAKGLQVNDEVDDVFVVAGFTLHEPPGKKRRLEILLQDHTGQCTAVRWDPSLSEHVDVRHFTYVYARGRVAEFNGSRQLHLTDWLRPCAKPADESLYHWARCEPAAQLSARLDDYIRQVTHPGLRALLTKTFSGAFREKFALSPAAKSAHHAFSHGLMQHSLEVTDLAVSIVDGAVRWRTSDLSRDLIIAGALLHDIGKVYELEQGGDGYQYTRQGHLMGHTMLGYRKVAALLGRMDNISEEMSDALQHIILSHHGRLDYGAPVTPRFPEALIVHMADDLSAKLYMMWETQQNASSDFVKNFFFDNAQLYTGSRGHIPPGIAETAPLPNAPSEPAAAPMSPMIPAPLPAREIAEPARLPVFQFRTGPATAEHRFETRRIQMYGDIAAGPPRETGEEPTEYYDIDAAGLNPSDSYFLLTIDGESMSGDGLRPGDLILLRRQESAQSGDLVAAWFADDRATVKRFHRSPGGEVTLLPSNPDFAPIPVPDPSALQIHGKVVGIARSGDGIGA, from the coding sequence ATGAAACGGCAATTCGCCAAGGGCTTGCAGGTCAATGACGAGGTGGACGATGTGTTCGTCGTCGCGGGATTCACGCTGCACGAGCCTCCCGGCAAAAAGCGCCGCCTGGAGATCCTGCTTCAGGATCACACCGGTCAATGTACGGCCGTGCGCTGGGATCCGTCGCTCTCCGAACATGTCGATGTGCGCCACTTTACCTATGTCTATGCGCGGGGGCGCGTCGCCGAGTTCAATGGCTCCCGGCAGCTGCACCTGACCGACTGGCTCCGCCCCTGCGCCAAACCCGCCGATGAATCGCTCTACCATTGGGCTCGCTGCGAACCGGCGGCGCAGCTTTCGGCGCGCCTCGACGACTACATCCGTCAGGTGACGCATCCCGGACTGCGCGCGCTGCTCACAAAGACGTTCAGCGGCGCGTTCCGGGAGAAGTTCGCCCTCTCGCCTGCCGCCAAAAGCGCGCACCACGCCTTCTCCCACGGACTGATGCAGCATTCGCTCGAAGTGACCGACCTCGCCGTCTCCATCGTGGATGGGGCTGTCCGATGGCGCACCAGCGATCTCTCCCGCGATTTGATTATCGCCGGCGCGCTGCTCCACGATATCGGCAAGGTGTACGAGCTGGAGCAGGGCGGCGACGGCTATCAATACACGCGCCAGGGCCATCTGATGGGCCATACGATGCTCGGCTATCGCAAGGTCGCGGCGCTGCTGGGACGTATGGACAATATCTCCGAGGAGATGAGCGACGCCCTCCAGCACATCATCCTCTCGCACCACGGACGCCTGGACTACGGAGCGCCGGTCACGCCGCGATTTCCCGAAGCGCTGATCGTGCATATGGCCGACGATCTCAGCGCCAAGCTTTATATGATGTGGGAGACGCAGCAGAACGCCTCCTCGGATTTCGTCAAGAACTTCTTCTTCGATAACGCGCAGCTCTACACCGGGTCGCGCGGCCACATTCCTCCCGGAATCGCGGAAACCGCGCCGCTCCCGAACGCTCCTTCCGAGCCAGCCGCGGCGCCGATGTCCCCCATGATCCCGGCGCCCCTTCCCGCGCGAGAGATCGCCGAGCCGGCGCGCCTGCCCGTGTTCCAGTTTCGGACGGGGCCGGCCACGGCCGAACATCGCTTCGAGACACGGCGTATTCAGATGTACGGCGATATCGCCGCCGGGCCGCCGCGCGAGACGGGCGAGGAGCCGACGGAGTACTATGACATCGACGCGGCTGGTCTCAACCCGAGCGACAGTTACTTCCTGCTGACGATCGACGGCGAGAGCATGAGCGGCGACGGCCTGCGCCCCGGCGACCTGATTTTGCTCCGGCGGCAGGAAAGCGCGCAAAGCGGCGACCTGGTGGCCGCATGGTTCGCGGACGACCGCGCCACCGTCAAGCGGTTCCATCGCTCGCCCGGCGGCGAAGTGACGCTGCTGCCCTCCAATCCCGACTTTGCGCCCATCCCGGTCCCCGACCCATCGGCCCTGCAAATTCATGGTAAAGTCGTGGGAATCGCCCGTTCCGGGGATGGAATTGGCGCCTGA
- a CDS encoding Gfo/Idh/MocA family protein, with product MSKILKIAIVGTGGIANGKHMPSLATLDNVEQVAFVDIIEDKAKLAAKEYGTPDAKVYTDYREMLKDPSIDVVQVCTPNDAHADIAIAALEAGKHVMSEKPMAKTAADAKRMLDASIKTGKKLTVGYNNRFRADSQHLKKVVDSGALGEIYFAKGHAIRRRAVPTWGVFLDEEKQGGGPLIDIGTHALDLTLWMMNNYEPKAVLGTSYHKLSQRENAANAWGPWDPKKFTVEDSAFGFITMKNGATIILESSWALNTLNVDEAKCSLSGTEGGADMIGGLRINGEQFSRLYTQEVDLKAGGVAFYSGKSENDSTLEARLWIDSIINDTDPIVLPNQAYVVSQILEAIYESAKSGKAVYFD from the coding sequence GTGTCGAAGATTTTAAAAATCGCAATTGTCGGTACCGGCGGCATCGCCAACGGCAAGCATATGCCCAGCCTTGCTACGCTGGATAACGTAGAGCAAGTCGCATTCGTCGACATCATCGAAGATAAGGCGAAACTGGCGGCCAAGGAATATGGCACGCCCGACGCCAAGGTTTACACCGATTACCGCGAGATGCTCAAGGACCCGTCTATTGACGTCGTCCAGGTCTGCACCCCCAACGACGCCCACGCGGACATCGCCATTGCGGCGCTGGAAGCCGGCAAGCACGTCATGTCCGAAAAGCCGATGGCGAAGACCGCGGCCGACGCCAAGCGCATGCTGGACGCCTCGATCAAGACCGGCAAGAAGCTGACCGTCGGTTACAACAACCGATTCCGCGCCGACAGCCAGCACCTCAAGAAGGTTGTGGACAGCGGCGCGCTCGGCGAGATCTACTTCGCCAAGGGCCACGCCATCCGCCGACGGGCCGTCCCCACCTGGGGCGTGTTCCTGGACGAGGAGAAGCAGGGCGGCGGTCCGCTGATCGACATCGGCACCCACGCGCTCGACCTCACCCTCTGGATGATGAACAACTACGAGCCCAAGGCCGTCCTGGGCACGTCGTACCACAAGCTCTCGCAGCGTGAGAACGCCGCGAACGCCTGGGGCCCGTGGGATCCCAAGAAGTTCACCGTGGAAGATTCGGCGTTCGGCTTCATCACGATGAAGAACGGCGCGACGATCATCCTGGAGAGCAGCTGGGCGCTCAACACGCTGAACGTGGACGAAGCCAAGTGCTCCCTATCGGGCACCGAAGGCGGCGCGGACATGATCGGCGGCCTGCGCATCAACGGCGAGCAATTCAGCCGCCTTTACACCCAGGAAGTCGACCTGAAGGCCGGCGGCGTCGCGTTCTACTCCGGAAAATCGGAGAACGACTCGACCCTGGAAGCGCGCCTCTGGATCGACTCGATCATCAACGATACCGACCCGATCGTCCTTCCGAACCAGGCTTATGTCGTCTCCCAGATTCTGGAAGCGATCTACGAGTCCGCGAAGTCCGGTAAGGCTGTCTACTTCGACTAG
- a CDS encoding helix-turn-helix transcriptional regulator yields MNHEILAHLPQVPDVLPPPLVVKPKREEQEYYFRTHSRSFEVLWNCGFLIFGDAPLFPRPLTVSEQVVRSPEYRCDCRLREGDAIRYFCYTLAGAGGITDASGSYVIQAGEAFLVETNNPLASYYYPPEATEPWRFLAFAFHGLQAHVMVRALLQKYGPIYRLPRESRIIQRLMGYEGPQYTPGQTHIHQTQLYEAVELVTELIMALTASRQSGEDTDQSQDLVQQAVAIITADQSADLRVSDVARQIGVSREHLSRLFHSRVGKSPRTFLMEQKIQRACLLLKETNLPIKTIAERLGYTAYPNFSNAFQQLVSMTPREYRRNGNISPWGLGPNEPHAK; encoded by the coding sequence ATGAATCATGAAATACTCGCGCATTTGCCCCAAGTCCCCGATGTTCTACCCCCGCCGCTCGTGGTCAAGCCGAAGCGCGAGGAGCAAGAGTATTACTTCCGCACCCACTCGCGAAGCTTTGAAGTGCTATGGAATTGTGGCTTTCTGATTTTTGGCGACGCGCCTTTGTTTCCGCGCCCGCTGACGGTCTCCGAGCAGGTCGTGCGCAGTCCCGAGTACCGGTGCGACTGCCGCCTGCGAGAAGGCGACGCGATTCGGTATTTCTGTTACACGCTGGCCGGCGCGGGGGGGATCACCGACGCCAGCGGCTCCTATGTCATCCAGGCGGGCGAGGCGTTTCTGGTTGAAACGAACAATCCGCTCGCCAGCTACTACTATCCGCCGGAGGCCACGGAACCCTGGCGCTTCCTCGCCTTCGCGTTCCATGGCTTGCAGGCGCATGTCATGGTGCGCGCCCTGCTGCAAAAGTACGGGCCGATCTACAGGCTGCCCAGAGAATCCCGGATCATCCAGCGCCTGATGGGATACGAAGGGCCTCAGTACACGCCGGGGCAAACACACATCCACCAAACCCAGCTCTATGAGGCGGTCGAGCTGGTGACGGAATTGATCATGGCCCTGACGGCGTCGCGCCAATCCGGCGAAGACACAGACCAGTCGCAGGATCTTGTCCAGCAGGCCGTCGCGATCATTACCGCCGACCAGAGCGCGGACCTGCGCGTCAGCGATGTCGCCCGGCAGATCGGCGTCAGCCGCGAACACCTCTCGCGCCTGTTTCATAGCCGCGTGGGCAAATCTCCTCGGACATTCCTGATGGAGCAGAAGATCCAGCGCGCCTGCCTGCTCCTCAAGGAAACGAACCTGCCGATCAAGACGATCGCGGAGCGCCTCGGCTACACCGCCTATCCGAACTTCTCCAACGCTTTCCAGCAGCTCGTGAGCATGACGCCCCGCGAATACCGCCGCAATGGAAACATCAGTCCCTGGGGCCTGGGTCCAAACGAACCTCATGCGAAATGA